In Paraburkholderia bryophila, a single genomic region encodes these proteins:
- the cysD gene encoding sulfate adenylyltransferase subunit CysD produces MSTTLDSTVNAPLANTANRMDHLDWLEAESIHILRELVAECSKPALLFSGGKDSVVVLHLALKAFGIGANRKTVLPFPLVHIDTGHNYDEVIDFRDRRAKEIGAELVVGHVEDSIKRGTVRLRRELDSRNAAQAVTLLETISEHGYTALIGGARRDEEKARAKERIFSFRDEFGQWDPKAQRPELWSLYNARLHNGEHLRVFPISNWTELDVWQYIAREQLELPSIYYAHHREIVRRNGLLVPVTPLTPMREGETSETALVRFRTVGDISCTCPVESDADDLEKIIAETAVTEITERGATRMDDQVSEAAMEQRKKQGYF; encoded by the coding sequence ATGAGCACCACGCTCGACTCCACTGTGAACGCACCACTCGCTAATACGGCAAACCGGATGGATCACCTCGATTGGCTCGAAGCCGAGTCGATTCATATCCTGCGCGAACTGGTCGCCGAATGCAGCAAGCCCGCGCTGCTGTTTTCGGGCGGCAAGGATTCGGTCGTCGTGCTGCATCTGGCGCTGAAGGCGTTCGGCATTGGCGCGAATCGCAAGACCGTGCTGCCGTTCCCGCTCGTGCATATCGACACCGGTCACAACTACGACGAAGTGATCGACTTCCGCGATCGTCGTGCAAAAGAGATCGGCGCGGAACTGGTGGTGGGTCACGTCGAAGATTCGATCAAGCGCGGCACCGTGCGCCTGCGCCGCGAACTGGATTCGCGCAACGCCGCGCAAGCGGTGACGCTGCTCGAAACTATCTCTGAGCATGGCTATACCGCGCTGATCGGCGGCGCGCGCCGTGACGAAGAAAAGGCCCGTGCGAAAGAACGCATCTTCTCGTTCCGCGACGAATTCGGTCAGTGGGATCCGAAGGCACAGCGCCCGGAACTGTGGAGCCTGTATAACGCGCGTCTGCATAACGGCGAACATCTGCGCGTGTTCCCGATTTCGAACTGGACCGAGCTCGACGTGTGGCAGTACATCGCTCGCGAACAGCTTGAGTTGCCGTCGATTTACTACGCGCATCATCGCGAGATCGTGCGTCGGAATGGTCTGCTCGTGCCGGTCACGCCGCTGACGCCGATGCGTGAAGGTGAAACCAGCGAGACTGCGCTGGTGCGCTTCCGGACCGTTGGCGATATCAGCTGCACGTGCCCGGTGGAAAGCGATGCGGACGATCTCGAGAAGATCATCGCCGAAACGGCCGTGACTGAAATCACGGAACGCGGCGCGACGCGGATGGACGACCAGGTCTCCGAAGCCGCGATGGAACAGCGTAAGAAGCAAGGTTACTTTTAA
- a CDS encoding phosphoadenylyl-sulfate reductase: MTIATSLTPELAAKVERLDALLDSIAARHANVKLASSLAAEDMLLAHAILSRGVKIGIFSLNTGRLHAETLGMLDRVKDRYGYDIEQFHPLAASVDEYVSSHGLNAFYESVDLRKRCCEVRKVEPLNRALSDVSAWVTGQRREQSVTRAELHAEEHDAARNIAKFNPLTDWTETEVWDYLKAFDVPVNPLHARGYPSIGCEPCTRAIRPGEDSRAGRWWWESRDTKECGLHITTITPIPFNSSENASA; the protein is encoded by the coding sequence ATGACGATCGCTACCTCGCTCACGCCGGAACTCGCTGCGAAGGTCGAGCGCCTCGATGCGCTGCTCGATTCGATCGCCGCGCGTCACGCGAACGTGAAGCTCGCCAGCAGCCTCGCGGCGGAAGACATGCTGCTCGCCCACGCGATCCTGTCGCGTGGCGTGAAGATCGGTATCTTCTCGCTGAACACGGGCCGCTTGCATGCGGAAACGCTCGGCATGCTCGATCGCGTGAAAGACCGCTATGGCTACGACATCGAACAGTTCCATCCACTGGCGGCTTCGGTCGACGAATACGTCAGCTCGCACGGTCTGAACGCGTTCTATGAAAGCGTCGATCTGCGCAAGCGCTGTTGCGAAGTCCGCAAGGTCGAGCCGCTGAATCGCGCGCTGTCGGATGTCAGCGCGTGGGTGACCGGGCAACGTCGCGAGCAGTCGGTGACGCGTGCCGAACTGCATGCGGAAGAGCACGACGCCGCGCGCAACATCGCCAAGTTCAATCCGCTCACCGATTGGACCGAAACTGAAGTGTGGGATTATCTGAAAGCGTTCGACGTGCCGGTCAATCCGCTGCATGCGCGCGGTTATCCGAGCATTGGCTGCGAGCCGTGTACGCGCGCGATCCGTCCCGGTGAAGATAGCCGGGCAGGGCGCTGGTGGTGGGAATCGCGCGATACCAAGGAATGTGGGTTACATATCACGACGATTACCCCGATTCCGTTCAATAGCAGCGAGAACGCATCGGCTTGA
- a CDS encoding CysB family HTH-type transcriptional regulator has translation MNLHQFRFVREAVRQNFNLTEAAKALFTSQPGVSKAIIELEDELGVEIFTRHGKRVRSLTEPGRIILQSVEKILQEVESLKRVGKDYAAQDQGNLVIAATHTQARYSLPAAIAEFKKRFPKVHLSILQGSPTQVAEMVIHDQADLCIATEAIANYKELVSLPCFQWHHVAVMQPDHPLLDRKLLSLDDLTQYPLITYDNAFAGRTKINEAFRLRGLHPDIVLEAIDADVIKTYVELGLGVGIMADIAFNAERDRHLRAMPVGHLFGSNVTRVALKNGAYLRSYVYTLVELLSPSMNRKLIEQALKGEHETYEL, from the coding sequence ATGAACCTGCACCAATTCCGCTTCGTCCGCGAGGCCGTGCGGCAGAATTTCAACCTGACGGAAGCGGCCAAGGCGCTGTTTACCAGCCAGCCGGGCGTTTCCAAGGCGATCATCGAGCTGGAAGACGAGCTGGGCGTCGAGATCTTCACGCGGCACGGCAAGCGGGTGCGCTCGCTGACCGAGCCGGGACGCATCATTTTGCAGTCCGTCGAGAAGATCCTGCAGGAAGTGGAGAGTCTCAAGCGAGTCGGTAAAGATTACGCGGCGCAGGATCAGGGCAATCTGGTCATCGCCGCGACCCACACGCAGGCGCGCTACTCGCTGCCGGCGGCTATCGCCGAGTTCAAGAAGCGTTTTCCGAAGGTTCACCTTTCGATTCTGCAAGGCAGCCCGACCCAGGTCGCCGAAATGGTAATTCACGACCAGGCCGATCTGTGCATCGCCACCGAAGCGATCGCCAACTATAAGGAGCTGGTGTCGCTGCCCTGCTTCCAGTGGCATCACGTCGCGGTAATGCAGCCGGATCATCCCCTACTCGACCGCAAACTTTTGTCGCTGGATGATCTGACCCAGTATCCGCTGATCACCTACGACAACGCGTTCGCCGGCCGCACCAAGATCAACGAGGCGTTCCGCCTGCGCGGTCTGCATCCGGACATCGTGCTGGAGGCGATCGACGCCGACGTGATCAAGACCTACGTCGAGCTGGGTCTGGGCGTCGGCATCATGGCGGATATCGCGTTCAACGCCGAACGCGACCGTCATTTGCGCGCCATGCCGGTCGGCCACCTGTTCGGCAGCAACGTGACGCGCGTCGCGCTGAAAAACGGCGCGTATCTGCGCAGCTATGTGTACACGCTCGTCGAGCTGTTGTCGCCGAGCATGAACCGCAAGCTGATCGAGCAGGCGTTGAAAGGCGAGCACGAAACCTACGAACTTTGA
- a CDS encoding DUF934 domain-containing protein — MASIIKNRAIVNDDWTLVRPAEDGSLPAVNDLPAGKVLVPLALWQAERDALAASRGVAEMGVWLAPDSEPADLVADFDKIALIGVDFPVFRDGRGYSIGRLLRERYGYKGELRAIGDVLRDQITFMFRCGFDAYALREDKDFDDALKAFDEFSVQYQGAVDNPLPWFRRREAAAAAASEKASA, encoded by the coding sequence ATGGCTTCTATCATCAAGAATCGCGCGATCGTCAACGATGACTGGACGCTCGTACGTCCCGCCGAAGACGGCTCGCTGCCGGCAGTGAACGACTTGCCCGCAGGCAAGGTGCTGGTGCCGCTCGCGTTGTGGCAGGCTGAACGCGATGCGCTCGCCGCTTCGCGCGGCGTCGCGGAAATGGGCGTGTGGCTCGCGCCGGATAGCGAACCGGCGGATCTCGTCGCCGACTTCGACAAGATCGCGCTGATCGGCGTGGACTTCCCGGTGTTCCGCGACGGCCGTGGTTACAGCATTGGCCGCTTGCTGCGCGAGCGTTATGGCTACAAGGGCGAACTGCGTGCGATCGGCGACGTGCTGCGCGATCAGATTACGTTTATGTTTCGCTGCGGTTTCGATGCTTACGCGCTGCGCGAGGACAAAGATTTCGACGATGCGCTGAAGGCGTTCGACGAATTCAGCGTGCAGTATCAGGGTGCGGTGGATAACCCGCTGCCGTGGTTCCGTCGCCGTGAAGCTGCTGCGGCTGCTGCCTCGGAAAAGGCTTCGGCATGA
- a CDS encoding nitrite/sulfite reductase, translating to MYQYDQYDQTIVDERVAQYADQVRRRLSGELSEEEFRPLRLQNGLYMQRHAYMHRIAIPYGNLRSDQMRVLAQIAREHDRGYGHFSTRSNIQYNWIQLEETPEILRKLAAVQMHGIQTSGNCIRNITADQFAGVAPDEMVDPRPWAEILRQWSTFHPEFAWLPRKFKIAVSGSKEDRAAVQLHDMGVYLKKNEQGELVADILVGGGMGRTPIIGAIIRKDLPWQHLLSYCEAVLRVYNRYGRRDNIYKARIKILVKALSPEKFSAQVEEEWQHLKDGPATLTQAEVDRVSQYFQPPVYEKLADTDASYEKHLLENRAFARWVERNVRPHKVSGYSSVTLSLKPTTIAPGDATDAQMEAVADWADEYSLGEIRVSHEQNLILANVKKRDLFALWEKAKAQGFATPNIGLLTDIIACPGGDFCSLANAKSIPIALAIQERFNDLDYVYDLGDVSLNISGCINACGHHHIGNIGILGVDKDGSEWYQVTLGGEQGTGARGANLGRVIGPSFSAEEMPDVMSKVIDTFVENRHEGERFIETYNRIGMAPFKERVYASRQPAHA from the coding sequence ATGTACCAATACGATCAGTACGACCAGACCATCGTCGATGAACGGGTCGCGCAGTACGCCGATCAGGTTCGCCGCCGCTTGTCGGGCGAATTGAGCGAAGAGGAGTTTCGTCCGCTGCGTCTGCAGAACGGCCTGTACATGCAGCGCCACGCGTACATGCACCGCATCGCGATTCCTTACGGCAACCTGCGCAGCGACCAGATGCGCGTGCTCGCGCAGATCGCGCGCGAACACGACCGCGGTTACGGCCACTTCTCGACGCGCTCGAACATCCAGTACAACTGGATCCAGCTCGAAGAAACGCCGGAAATCCTGCGCAAGCTCGCCGCGGTGCAGATGCACGGCATCCAGACCTCGGGTAATTGCATCCGCAACATTACCGCCGACCAGTTCGCCGGCGTCGCGCCGGACGAAATGGTCGATCCGCGGCCGTGGGCGGAAATCCTGCGTCAATGGTCGACGTTTCACCCGGAATTCGCGTGGTTGCCGCGCAAGTTCAAGATCGCCGTATCGGGTTCGAAGGAAGACCGCGCCGCCGTGCAGCTTCACGACATGGGCGTGTATCTGAAGAAGAACGAGCAGGGCGAACTGGTGGCCGACATTCTGGTCGGCGGCGGCATGGGCCGCACGCCGATCATCGGCGCGATCATTCGTAAAGATCTGCCGTGGCAACATCTGCTGTCGTACTGCGAAGCCGTGCTGCGTGTGTATAACCGCTACGGCCGCCGCGACAACATCTACAAGGCGCGCATCAAGATTCTCGTGAAGGCGTTGAGCCCGGAGAAATTCTCGGCGCAGGTCGAAGAAGAATGGCAGCACCTGAAGGACGGTCCGGCGACGCTCACGCAAGCCGAAGTGGATCGCGTGTCGCAGTACTTCCAGCCGCCGGTTTATGAAAAACTGGCCGATACCGATGCGTCGTACGAAAAACATCTGCTGGAAAACCGTGCGTTCGCCCGTTGGGTCGAGCGTAATGTGCGTCCGCATAAGGTGTCGGGTTATTCGTCGGTGACGCTGTCGTTGAAGCCGACCACCATCGCCCCGGGCGATGCGACGGATGCGCAGATGGAAGCCGTCGCCGATTGGGCCGACGAGTACTCGCTCGGCGAGATTCGCGTCTCGCACGAGCAGAACCTGATTCTCGCGAACGTCAAGAAGCGCGATCTGTTCGCGCTGTGGGAAAAGGCCAAGGCGCAGGGTTTCGCGACGCCGAATATCGGTTTGCTGACCGATATCATCGCGTGCCCGGGCGGCGATTTCTGCTCGCTCGCGAATGCGAAGTCGATTCCGATCGCGCTGGCGATTCAGGAGCGCTTCAACGATCTCGACTACGTGTACGACCTCGGCGACGTGTCGCTGAATATCTCGGGCTGTATCAACGCGTGCGGTCACCACCATATCGGCAACATCGGCATTCTCGGCGTCGATAAGGACGGCTCGGAGTGGTATCAGGTGACGCTCGGCGGTGAACAAGGTACGGGCGCGCGCGGTGCGAACCTCGGCCGCGTGATCGGCCCGTCGTTCTCGGCGGAAGAAATGCCGGACGTGATGAGCAAAGTGATCGATACGTTTGTCGAGAATCGCCACGAAGGCGAGCGCTTCATCGAAACGTATAACCGCATCGGCATGGCTCCGTTCAAGGAACGTGTGTACGCCTCGCGTCAACCGGCTCACGCGTAA